The following are encoded in a window of Thermogemmatispora onikobensis genomic DNA:
- a CDS encoding AAA family ATPase codes for MFARRYVADRSLATAVFLALKRRKPLLLEGEPGVGKTEVAKVLADLLETRLIRLQCYEGIDISTAVYEWNYTRQMLYIRLMEASGATRQEELKEIFGPDFLIKRPLLQAIDPANAKAPVLLIDELDRSDEEFEAYLLELLSDFQITIPEIGTIAAKEPPIVVITSNRTREIHDALRRRCLYYWIDYPTLEKEYSIVLARMPEAPEWLAKQVCAFVRELRALDLFKAPGVAETLDWIASLLALNQLELVEGTVRDTLGALLKYQDDVLKVGGSNLGKLLEKARNVSS; via the coding sequence ATGTTTGCCCGACGCTATGTTGCTGATCGCAGTCTGGCCACAGCAGTGTTCCTGGCCCTCAAGCGCCGCAAGCCGCTGCTGCTTGAAGGCGAGCCGGGCGTCGGCAAAACCGAGGTGGCCAAGGTCCTGGCCGATCTGCTGGAGACGCGCCTGATCCGCCTGCAGTGCTACGAAGGAATCGACATCAGCACGGCGGTCTATGAGTGGAACTATACGCGCCAGATGCTCTATATCCGCCTGATGGAGGCCAGCGGGGCCACACGCCAGGAGGAGCTGAAGGAGATCTTCGGCCCCGACTTCTTGATCAAGCGCCCCCTGCTCCAGGCTATCGATCCCGCCAACGCCAAGGCCCCTGTCCTTCTCATCGACGAGCTAGACCGCAGCGATGAGGAGTTTGAGGCTTACTTGCTTGAGCTGCTCTCGGATTTCCAGATCACTATTCCTGAGATCGGCACGATCGCGGCCAAAGAGCCGCCAATCGTGGTGATTACGTCGAACCGCACGCGCGAGATTCACGATGCGCTGCGGCGACGCTGCCTCTACTATTGGATCGATTATCCAACGCTGGAGAAGGAATATTCCATTGTACTGGCGCGCATGCCGGAGGCACCAGAGTGGCTGGCAAAGCAGGTCTGCGCCTTCGTGCGCGAACTGCGTGCGCTCGATCTGTTTAAGGCCCCCGGCGTCGCCGAAACGCTGGATTGGATCGCTTCGCTGCTGGCCCTCAATCAGCTGGAGCTGGTCGAGGGGACAGTGCGCGATACGCTCGGCGCGCTGCTGAAGTATCAGGATGACGTGCTCAAGGTGGGCGGGAGCAATCTCGGCAAGCTGCTTGAGAAGGCCCGCAACGTAAGCTCGTGA